One Ignavibacteria bacterium genomic window carries:
- a CDS encoding cytochrome c family protein — MKKKILIVFIFIAAITAVTLKVTEDAYTEDAYSNAPFKYVGVTTCVGACHKSESQGNQYEIWQNSKHSQAFKTLQTPEADKLAKEKGFTTPAAETPQCVKCHVLGKDIDMSELESTFNKEDGVQCETCHGPGSDYKKLNIMKDRAKSEANGLIIHKEKEAFCTNCHNPESPSYKEFNYDQFWAQIKHPKPKE, encoded by the coding sequence ATGAAAAAGAAAATCTTAATAGTTTTTATATTTATTGCTGCAATAACAGCGGTAACCTTAAAAGTAACGGAGGACGCTTATACCGAAGATGCTTATAGTAACGCGCCGTTTAAGTATGTCGGCGTGACAACGTGTGTGGGCGCATGCCATAAATCTGAGTCTCAGGGAAACCAGTATGAGATTTGGCAAAATTCAAAACACTCGCAGGCGTTTAAAACTCTTCAGACTCCTGAGGCGGACAAGCTTGCTAAAGAAAAAGGGTTTACTACTCCGGCAGCTGAAACTCCTCAATGCGTAAAGTGTCATGTATTGGGAAAAGATATTGACATGTCTGAGTTAGAAAGCACTTTTAATAAAGAAGATGGAGTGCAGTGTGAAACATGTCACGGACCCGGCTCCGATTACAAAAAACTTAATATAATGAAAGACAGGGCTAAATCAGAAGCAAACGGTCTTATTATTCACAAAGAAAAAGAAGCTTTCTGCACGAATTGCCATAACCCTGAAAGTCCCAGTTATAAAGAATTCAATTACGACCAATTCTGGGCACAGATTAAACATCCGAAACCAAAAGAGTAG
- a CDS encoding cytochrome c3 family protein, whose amino-acid sequence MNAELNKPKKEKKLFKKVKGFKRFLLFSGIYLGLFLILLAASAEYTSQPSFCPTCHYMESFHQSWQTSSHSKVACVECHFEPGLTGTVKGKLNGLVQIVSYVSLTYKKRKPAAEIPDNTCARSGCHERQAFEDSTYNFKGVQFSHKNHLQELRNGKTLKCTSCHSQIVQTTHMEVTTSTCYNCHMKKSADPEHKFDKLSNCTTCHNWENKSKDEMASFRYNHTAVVENKIACVDCHSNTVAGSGNVDKERCFQCHFETEKLTKIGDTKLVHETHITKHSLKCSSCHNTIEHKIQKMDPTSPPDCQSCHSNAHLSQVSLYTGENGFNVEKSPSTMFLNGINCKGCHVLHETDKKNITTSKASGSSCNKCHGKGFERLIDEWEAGTSKRLQTINSIYRTASSIVSSSKSDRKPEAEELLKQAMHNIKIVEIGKSVHSVSFAEKLLQGSYGLLQNSLSAVGSSQRLPDFKSPQEFIPNECYSCHSGIQEVSVKKFDMNFSHNLHIVKEKISCNRCHSNEQRHGALTVNKQSCNNCHHAQTESSESCANCHKFQEQVYSGTYLNKNHPDIMKVGGASCNDCHKVSDKIVKPDKMICVKCHEAGYDDMMIEWKNDVKKISSELNDLISKAKDSQLSDEDRKEVDDARKILTHISGYPSIYVHNYDLISTVLSEKKKKIKNMIK is encoded by the coding sequence ATGAATGCGGAACTTAATAAACCGAAGAAAGAAAAAAAACTCTTCAAGAAAGTAAAGGGCTTCAAAAGATTTCTTTTATTTAGCGGAATATATCTCGGTTTATTCCTTATTCTCTTAGCAGCCTCAGCTGAATATACATCACAACCTTCTTTTTGCCCCACTTGTCATTACATGGAATCCTTTCATCAAAGCTGGCAAACCTCATCACATAGTAAAGTTGCATGTGTGGAATGTCATTTTGAACCCGGATTAACCGGTACTGTAAAAGGAAAACTTAACGGATTGGTTCAGATAGTAAGCTATGTTTCATTAACATATAAAAAACGTAAGCCTGCTGCAGAGATTCCGGATAATACTTGCGCGCGTTCGGGATGCCATGAAAGACAAGCTTTCGAGGATTCCACATATAACTTTAAGGGTGTTCAGTTCAGTCATAAAAACCATCTGCAGGAATTAAGAAATGGCAAAACTTTAAAATGTACAAGCTGCCATTCCCAGATTGTCCAGACAACACATATGGAGGTAACAACATCTACCTGTTACAACTGCCATATGAAAAAATCTGCAGACCCCGAACATAAATTTGATAAGCTTTCAAATTGCACTACCTGTCATAATTGGGAGAATAAAAGCAAAGATGAAATGGCAAGCTTCAGATATAATCACACTGCTGTTGTTGAAAACAAAATTGCATGTGTGGATTGCCATTCAAATACAGTTGCGGGAAGCGGTAATGTAGATAAAGAAAGATGTTTCCAGTGTCATTTTGAAACTGAAAAACTTACCAAAATTGGTGATACAAAGCTTGTGCATGAAACACACATAACCAAGCATAGCCTAAAATGTTCTTCATGTCATAATACTATTGAGCACAAAATTCAAAAGATGGATCCCACATCGCCGCCTGATTGCCAATCATGCCACTCAAATGCACATTTATCACAGGTGAGTTTATATACAGGAGAAAATGGATTTAATGTTGAGAAATCTCCAAGCACTATGTTTCTCAATGGCATAAACTGCAAAGGTTGTCATGTCCTTCATGAAACTGATAAAAAAAATATAACTACTTCAAAAGCAAGCGGCAGTTCCTGTAACAAGTGTCACGGAAAAGGTTTTGAAAGACTAATTGATGAATGGGAGGCGGGAACGTCTAAAAGATTGCAGACAATCAATTCCATATATAGAACTGCGAGCTCGATTGTTTCATCGAGCAAAAGCGACAGGAAGCCGGAAGCAGAAGAGCTTCTGAAGCAGGCAATGCATAATATAAAAATTGTTGAGATAGGAAAGAGCGTTCATAGTGTCAGCTTTGCTGAAAAGCTTTTACAAGGAAGCTATGGCTTATTGCAAAATTCATTATCAGCTGTTGGCTCTTCGCAAAGATTACCTGATTTTAAATCTCCGCAGGAGTTCATTCCAAACGAATGCTACTCCTGTCATTCAGGAATTCAGGAAGTATCCGTAAAAAAATTTGATATGAATTTTTCACATAATCTTCATATCGTTAAAGAAAAAATTTCGTGCAATAGATGTCACTCTAATGAGCAAAGACATGGTGCATTGACTGTTAATAAACAAAGCTGTAATAATTGTCATCACGCTCAAACCGAGTCCAGTGAAAGTTGTGCAAACTGTCATAAATTCCAGGAGCAGGTTTATAGCGGCACTTATTTGAATAAAAATCACCCTGATATTATGAAAGTTGGTGGTGCCTCCTGCAATGATTGCCATAAAGTTTCAGATAAAATAGTTAAGCCCGATAAAATGATATGTGTGAAATGTCACGAAGCAGGATATGATGATATGATGATTGAATGGAAAAATGATGTGAAGAAAATATCATCAGAGCTGAATGATTTAATATCAAAAGCTAAAGATTCACAACTTAGCGACGAAGATAGAAAAGAAGTGGATGACGCGAGGAAAATTTTAACTCATATTAGTGGATATCCCAGCATATATGTTCATAATTACGATTTGATTTCGACGGTATTAAGTGAAAAGAAAAAGAAAATAAAAAATATGATTAAATAA